A part of Gouania willdenowi chromosome 2, fGouWil2.1, whole genome shotgun sequence genomic DNA contains:
- the LOC114473721 gene encoding mitogen-activated protein kinase kinase kinase kinase 4-like isoform X13, with the protein MANDSPAKSLVDIDLASLRDPAGIFELVEVVGNGTYGQVYKGRHVKTGQLAAIKVMDVTEDEEEEIKLEINMLKKYSHHRNIATYYGAFIKKSPPGHDDQLWLVMEFCGAGSITDLVKNTKGNQLKEDWIAYISREILRGLAHLHAHHVIHRDIKGQNVLLTENAEVKLVDFGVSAQLDRTVGRRNTFIGTPYWMAPEVIACDENPDATYDYRSDLWSCGITAIEMAEGAPPLCDMHPMRALFLIPRNPPPRLKSKKWSKKFFSFIEGCLVKNYTQRPPTEQLLKHPFIRDQPNERQVRIQLKDHIDRTKKKRGEKDETEYEYSGSEEEEEDPPEQEGEPSSIVNVPGESTLRRDFIRLQQENKERSEALRHQQLLQEQQLREQEEYKRQLLAERQKRIEQQKEQRRRLEEQQRREREMRRQQEREQRRREQEEKRRVEEMDRRRKEEEERRRAEDEKRRNDREQEYIRRQLEEEQRHLEMLQEQLLREQAMLLADERYRKNIQGSPQSAPPPKQPPLPPRSSEPFSNGGSSSEGSAMQRPMEPQVPVRTTSRSPVLSRRESPLPSQALNQRNAGSNVEQRPLWDRVEKLQSRPGSGNSSASSNSSSQASPGDRFRPRSSSKSEGSPLQRPENAAKKQEEKNLARPTRPADLTALAKELRAVDDVRPPHKVTDYSSSSDESGTTDEDDDEEVEQEAGDESTSGAEESRAGYPHGFRRRVSNGETESAKTMLVEDSESDQALTPSKDGTLVIRQSTADIKRLVSLSSSSSSTSSPGSGHNQAVPEKNGFVGRIHLLPDLIQQSHHPPSSSTTTIPSTAAIIPSPSSSSSSFPSSSSLASLAMSPQIPLDELIAIESQSESNSMSKHKSSSSFTPFIDPRLLQISPSSGSSLNNMAAFGQDGRLADPLRSDPSRKGSVVNVNPVNTRPPSDTPEIRKYKKRFNSEILCAALWGVNLLVGTESGLMLLDRSGQGKVYPLINRRRIQQMDVLEGLNVLVTISGKKNKLRVYYLSWLRNKILHNDPEVEKKQGWVNVGDLEGCVHYKVVKYERIKFLVLALKNAVEVYAWAPKPYHKFMAFKSFGDLVHRPLLVDLTVEEGQRLKVIYGSCSGFHAVDVDSGAVYDIYLPTHIQTHIQCHAIIILPNTDGIELLVCYEDEGVYVNTYGRITKDVVLQWGEMPTSVAYIRSNQIMGWGEKAIEIRSVETGHLDGVFMHKRAQRLKFLCERNDKVFFASVRQGGASQVYFMTLGRSSLMSW; encoded by the exons GGACGACATGTCAAGACCGGACAGCTGGCTGCCATCAAGGTCATGGATGTCACAGAG gatgaagaggaggaaatCAAACTGGAGATCAACATGCTGAAGAAGTACTCCCACCACAGGAACATAGCCACCTACTACGGGGCTTTCATCAAGAAGAGCCCCCCAGGCCACGACGACCAGCTCTGG CTGGTGATGGAGTTCTGTGGCGCGGGTTCCATCACAGACCTAGTGAAGAACACGAAGGGGAACCAGTTGAAGGAGGACTGGATCGCATACATCTCCAGAGAGATCCTCAGA GGTCTGGCCCACCTCCACGCGCACCACGTCATCCACCGTGACATCAAAGGACAGAACGTCCTGCTGACCGAGAACGCTGAAGTCAAACTGG TTGATTTTGGTGTGAGTGCTCAGCTGGACCGGACAGTAGGGAGAAGGAACACCTTCATCGGGACGCCCTATTGGATGGCGCCTGAGGTCATCGCCTGTGACGAGAACCCGGACGCCACATACGACTACAGG AGTGATCTGTGGTCATGTGGCATCACAGCGATCGAAATGGCTGAAGGAGCGCCGC CTCTCTGTGACATGCACCCAATGCGAGCACTCTTCCTTATTCCAAGAAATCCTCCTCCCAGGTTAAAGTCTAAGAAGTG GTCCAAGAAGTTTTTCAGTTTCATCGAGGGCTGCCTGGTGAAGAACTACACCCAGCGGCCTCCGACCGAGCAGCTCCTGAAGCATCCCTTCATCCGGGACCAGCCCAACGAGCGGCAAGTCCGGATCCAGCTCAAGGACCACATCGACAGGACCAAGAAGAAGAGAGGCGAGAAGG ATGAGACGGAGTACGAGTACAGcggcagtgaggaggaggaggaggatccaCCTGAGCAGGAAGGAGAACCAAG CTCCATCGTCAACGTGCCCGGAGAGTCGACTTTACGCCGCGACTTCATCCGCCTGCAGCAGGAGAACAAGGAGCGATCGGAGGCTCTGCGCCACCAGCAGCtcctgcaggagcagcagctgCGAGAGCAGGAGGAGTACAAGCGGCAACTGCTGGCCGAGAGGCAGAAGCGCATCGAGCAGCAGAAGGAGCAGAGGCGACGGCTGGAGGAG CAACAGCGTCGCGAGCGTGAGATGCGGAGGCAGCAGGAGCGCGAGCAGCGCCGCCGAGAGCAAGAGGAGAAGAGGAGGGTCGAAGAGATGGATCGGCGACgcaaagaggaagaggagcgcAGACGGGCCGAGGATGAGAAGAGGAGGAATGATCGCGAGCAG GAATACATCCGACGTCAGCTGGAGGAGGAGCAGAGGCACCTGGAGATGCTGCAGGAGCAGCTGCTGCGAGAGCAGGCTATGTTGCtg GCGGACGAGCGTTACCGTAAGAACATTCAGGGTTCCCCTCAGAGCGCCCCTCCTCCCAAGCAGCCCCCCCTGCCTCCCCGCTCCTCTGAACCTTTCTCCAATGGCGGCTCCTCCTCTGAGGGCTCTGCCATGCAGCGGCCCATGGAGCCTCAG GTACCCGTGAGGACAACGTCCAGGTCTCCTGTGTTGTCCCGCCGCGAGTCGCCTCTCCCGTCCCAAGCGCTCAACCAAAGGAACGCTGGCAg TAACGTGGAGCAGCGCCCTCTGTGGGACAGAGTGGAGAAGCTTCAGTCCCGTCCGGGCAGCGGCAACTCCTCCGCCTCCTCCAACTCCAGCTCCCAGGCCAGCCCCGGGGACCGCTTCCGGCCTCGCT CTTCATCCAAATCCGAAGGATCTCCTCTTCAGAGGCCGGAGAACGCCGCCAAGAAACAAGAGGAGAAGAACCTGGCTCGACCCACCCGACCTGCC GATCTGACCGCTTTGGCCAAAGAGCTGCGCGCCGTGGACGACGTCCGGCCACCTCACAAAGTGACCGACTACTCCTCGTCCAGCGACGAGTCGGGTACCACCGACGAGGATGACGATGAGGAGGTGGAGCAGGAGGCTGGCGACGAGTCCACCTCCGGAGCGGAGGAATCCAGAGCTGG ATATCCACACGGCTTTCGCAGGAGGGTGAGCAACGGAGAGACAGAGTCGGCCAAAACCATGTTGGTTGAAGACTCCGAGAGCGACCAGGCATTAACGCCCTCCAAGGACGGAACGCTGGTCATCAGACAg AGCACGGCTGACATAAAGCGGTTGGTCAGtctctcatcatcatcatcctccacTTCCTCACCCGGCTCTGGTCACAATCAGGCCGTCCCAGAGAAAAACGGCTTTGTGGGCCGCATACACCTCCTGCCGGACCTCATCCAGCAGAGCCATCACCCCCCatcctcctccaccaccaccatcccATCCACCGCCGCCATCATCCCCTcgccctcttcctcctcctcctcctttccttCGTCATCTAGCCTTGCCAGCCTCGCCATGTCCCCACAGATCCCCCTGGACGAGCTCATTGCCATTGAG TCCCAATCAGAGAGCAACTCCATGTCCAAACACAAGTCGTCGTCTTCGTTCACTCCTTTCATCGACCCACGTCTTCTCCAGATATCTCCATCCAGTGGGAGCTCCCTGAACAACATGG CAGCGTTCGGGCAAGACGGACGCCTGGCTGACCCGCTGAGGTCGGACCCATCTCGTAAAGGCTCTGTCGTCAACGTCAACCCGGTCAACACGCGTCCCCCTAGTGACACTCCGGAAATCCGCAAATACAAGAAGAGATTCAACTCTGAGATCCTGTGCGCGGCTCTTTGGG GGGTGAATCTGCTGGTGGGGACAGAGAGTGGCCTCATGCTGCTGGACCGAAGCGGTCAGGGCAAAGTTTACCCACTGATCAACCGAAGGCGCATCCAACAGATGGACGTCCTGGAAGGACTCAACGTCCTGGTCACCATTTCAG GTAAAAAGAACAAGCTGCGGGTCTATTACCTTTCATGGCTCCGAAACAAGATTTTGCACAACGACCCAGAGGTGGAGAAGAAACAGGGCTGGGTCAACGTGGGCGACTTGGAGGGCTGCGTCCACTACAAAGTCG TGAAATACGAGAGGATTAAGTTCTTGGTGCTGGCGTTGAAGAACGCAGTGGAGGTGTACGCCTGGGCGCCTAAACCCTACCACAAGTTCATGGCCTTTAAG TCCTTCGGCGACCTCGTGCACAGGCCTCTGCTCGTCGACCTGACCGTCGAGGAAGGCCAGAGGTTAAAGGTCATCTACGGCTCCTGCTCAGGCTTCCACGCCGTGGACGTGGACTCTGGCGCCGTCTACGACATCTACCTTCCAACACAT ATCCAGACCCACATCCAGTGCCACGCCATCATCATCCTGCCCAACACCGACGGCATCGAGCTGCTGGTGTGCTACGAGGACGAAGGCGTCTATGTCAACACCTACGGACGGATCACCAAGGACGTGGTGCTGCAGTGGGGAGAAATGCCAACTTCAGTGG CCTACATTAGGTCAAACCAGATCATGGGCTGGGGAGAGAAGGCTATAGAGATCCGCTCGGTGGAGACGGGTCACCTGGACGGCGTCTTTATGCACAAAAGGGCTCAAAGGCTGAAGTTCCTGTGTGAGAGGAATGACAAG GTCTTCTTCGCCTCCGTGCGCCAAGGCGGGGCCAGCCAAGTCTACTTCATGACCCTGGGCCGCTCCTCCCTCATGAGCTGGTAG
- the LOC114473721 gene encoding mitogen-activated protein kinase kinase kinase kinase 4-like isoform X16, with protein sequence MANDSPAKSLVDIDLASLRDPAGIFELVEVVGNGTYGQVYKGRHVKTGQLAAIKVMDVTEDEEEEIKLEINMLKKYSHHRNIATYYGAFIKKSPPGHDDQLWLVMEFCGAGSITDLVKNTKGNQLKEDWIAYISREILRGLAHLHAHHVIHRDIKGQNVLLTENAEVKLVDFGVSAQLDRTVGRRNTFIGTPYWMAPEVIACDENPDATYDYRSDLWSCGITAIEMAEGAPPLCDMHPMRALFLIPRNPPPRLKSKKWSKKFFSFIEGCLVKNYTQRPPTEQLLKHPFIRDQPNERQVRIQLKDHIDRTKKKRGEKDETEYEYSGSEEEEEDPPEQEGEPSSIVNVPGESTLRRDFIRLQQENKERSEALRHQQLLQEQQLREQEEYKRQLLAERQKRIEQQKEQRRRLEEQQRREREMRRQQEREQRRREQEEKRRVEEMDRRRKEEEERRRAEDEKRRNDREQEYIRRQLEEEQRHLEMLQEQLLREQAMLLADERYRKNIQGSPQSAPPPKQPPLPPRSSEPFSNGGSSSEGSAMQRPMEPQVQWSHLAALKSSNSAAPSPPPPPPPVVARSQSFSDSAGVAPSFAQLHLRSQHHHPSPARTDPQPQAPLHHAPSQPRLEHQTSSEEVPPKVPVRTTSRSPVLSRRESPLPSQALNQRNAGSNVEQRPLWDRVEKLQSRPGSGNSSASSNSSSQASPGDRFRPRSSSKSEGSPLQRPENAAKKQEEKNLARPTRPADLTALAKELRAVDDVRPPHKVTDYSSSSDESGTTDEDDDEEVEQEAGDESTSGAEESRAGYPHGFRRRVSNGETESAKTMLVEDSESDQALTPSKDGTLVIRQSTADIKRLVSLSSSSSSTSSPGSGHNQAVPEKNGFVGRIHLLPDLIQQSHHPPSSSTTTIPSTAAIIPSPSSSSSSFPSSSSLASLAMSPQIPLDELIAIESQSESNSMSKHKSSSSFTPFIDPRLLQISPSSGSSLNNMAFGQDGRLADPLRSDPSRKGSVVNVNPVNTRPPSDTPEIRKYKKRFNSEILCAALWGVNLLVGTESGLMLLDRSGQGKVYPLINRRRIQQMDVLEGLNVLVTISGKKNKLRVYYLSWLRNKILHNDPEVEKKQGWVNVGDLEGCVHYKVVKYERIKFLVLALKNAVEVYAWAPKPYHKFMAFKSFGDLVHRPLLVDLTVEEGQRLKVIYGSCSGFHAVDVDSGAVYDIYLPTHIQTHIQCHAIIILPNTDGIELLVCYEDEGVYVNTYGRITKDVVLQWGEMPTSVAYIRSNQIMGWGEKAIEIRSVETGHLDGVFMHKRAQRLKFLCERNDKVFFASVRQGGASQVYFMTLGRSSLMSW encoded by the exons GGACGACATGTCAAGACCGGACAGCTGGCTGCCATCAAGGTCATGGATGTCACAGAG gatgaagaggaggaaatCAAACTGGAGATCAACATGCTGAAGAAGTACTCCCACCACAGGAACATAGCCACCTACTACGGGGCTTTCATCAAGAAGAGCCCCCCAGGCCACGACGACCAGCTCTGG CTGGTGATGGAGTTCTGTGGCGCGGGTTCCATCACAGACCTAGTGAAGAACACGAAGGGGAACCAGTTGAAGGAGGACTGGATCGCATACATCTCCAGAGAGATCCTCAGA GGTCTGGCCCACCTCCACGCGCACCACGTCATCCACCGTGACATCAAAGGACAGAACGTCCTGCTGACCGAGAACGCTGAAGTCAAACTGG TTGATTTTGGTGTGAGTGCTCAGCTGGACCGGACAGTAGGGAGAAGGAACACCTTCATCGGGACGCCCTATTGGATGGCGCCTGAGGTCATCGCCTGTGACGAGAACCCGGACGCCACATACGACTACAGG AGTGATCTGTGGTCATGTGGCATCACAGCGATCGAAATGGCTGAAGGAGCGCCGC CTCTCTGTGACATGCACCCAATGCGAGCACTCTTCCTTATTCCAAGAAATCCTCCTCCCAGGTTAAAGTCTAAGAAGTG GTCCAAGAAGTTTTTCAGTTTCATCGAGGGCTGCCTGGTGAAGAACTACACCCAGCGGCCTCCGACCGAGCAGCTCCTGAAGCATCCCTTCATCCGGGACCAGCCCAACGAGCGGCAAGTCCGGATCCAGCTCAAGGACCACATCGACAGGACCAAGAAGAAGAGAGGCGAGAAGG ATGAGACGGAGTACGAGTACAGcggcagtgaggaggaggaggaggatccaCCTGAGCAGGAAGGAGAACCAAG CTCCATCGTCAACGTGCCCGGAGAGTCGACTTTACGCCGCGACTTCATCCGCCTGCAGCAGGAGAACAAGGAGCGATCGGAGGCTCTGCGCCACCAGCAGCtcctgcaggagcagcagctgCGAGAGCAGGAGGAGTACAAGCGGCAACTGCTGGCCGAGAGGCAGAAGCGCATCGAGCAGCAGAAGGAGCAGAGGCGACGGCTGGAGGAG CAACAGCGTCGCGAGCGTGAGATGCGGAGGCAGCAGGAGCGCGAGCAGCGCCGCCGAGAGCAAGAGGAGAAGAGGAGGGTCGAAGAGATGGATCGGCGACgcaaagaggaagaggagcgcAGACGGGCCGAGGATGAGAAGAGGAGGAATGATCGCGAGCAG GAATACATCCGACGTCAGCTGGAGGAGGAGCAGAGGCACCTGGAGATGCTGCAGGAGCAGCTGCTGCGAGAGCAGGCTATGTTGCtg GCGGACGAGCGTTACCGTAAGAACATTCAGGGTTCCCCTCAGAGCGCCCCTCCTCCCAAGCAGCCCCCCCTGCCTCCCCGCTCCTCTGAACCTTTCTCCAATGGCGGCTCCTCCTCTGAGGGCTCTGCCATGCAGCGGCCCATGGAGCCTCAG GTCCAGTGGTCCCACCTGGCCGCTCTAAAGAGCAGCAACAGCGCCGccccctctcctcctcctcctcctcctcccgtgGTCGCTCGCTCACAGTCCTTCAGCGACTCCGCCGGCGTGGCCCCGAGCTTCGCCCAGCTCCACCTGCGCTCCCAGCACCACCACCCATCGCCCGCACGCACTGACCCCCAACCCCAAGCTCCCCTCCACCACGCTCCCTCCCAGCCCAGGCTTGAACACCAAACTAGTAGTGAGGAAGTTCCCCCGAAG GTACCCGTGAGGACAACGTCCAGGTCTCCTGTGTTGTCCCGCCGCGAGTCGCCTCTCCCGTCCCAAGCGCTCAACCAAAGGAACGCTGGCAg TAACGTGGAGCAGCGCCCTCTGTGGGACAGAGTGGAGAAGCTTCAGTCCCGTCCGGGCAGCGGCAACTCCTCCGCCTCCTCCAACTCCAGCTCCCAGGCCAGCCCCGGGGACCGCTTCCGGCCTCGCT CTTCATCCAAATCCGAAGGATCTCCTCTTCAGAGGCCGGAGAACGCCGCCAAGAAACAAGAGGAGAAGAACCTGGCTCGACCCACCCGACCTGCC GATCTGACCGCTTTGGCCAAAGAGCTGCGCGCCGTGGACGACGTCCGGCCACCTCACAAAGTGACCGACTACTCCTCGTCCAGCGACGAGTCGGGTACCACCGACGAGGATGACGATGAGGAGGTGGAGCAGGAGGCTGGCGACGAGTCCACCTCCGGAGCGGAGGAATCCAGAGCTGG ATATCCACACGGCTTTCGCAGGAGGGTGAGCAACGGAGAGACAGAGTCGGCCAAAACCATGTTGGTTGAAGACTCCGAGAGCGACCAGGCATTAACGCCCTCCAAGGACGGAACGCTGGTCATCAGACAg AGCACGGCTGACATAAAGCGGTTGGTCAGtctctcatcatcatcatcctccacTTCCTCACCCGGCTCTGGTCACAATCAGGCCGTCCCAGAGAAAAACGGCTTTGTGGGCCGCATACACCTCCTGCCGGACCTCATCCAGCAGAGCCATCACCCCCCatcctcctccaccaccaccatcccATCCACCGCCGCCATCATCCCCTcgccctcttcctcctcctcctcctttccttCGTCATCTAGCCTTGCCAGCCTCGCCATGTCCCCACAGATCCCCCTGGACGAGCTCATTGCCATTGAG TCCCAATCAGAGAGCAACTCCATGTCCAAACACAAGTCGTCGTCTTCGTTCACTCCTTTCATCGACCCACGTCTTCTCCAGATATCTCCATCCAGTGGGAGCTCCCTGAACAACATGG CGTTCGGGCAAGACGGACGCCTGGCTGACCCGCTGAGGTCGGACCCATCTCGTAAAGGCTCTGTCGTCAACGTCAACCCGGTCAACACGCGTCCCCCTAGTGACACTCCGGAAATCCGCAAATACAAGAAGAGATTCAACTCTGAGATCCTGTGCGCGGCTCTTTGGG GGGTGAATCTGCTGGTGGGGACAGAGAGTGGCCTCATGCTGCTGGACCGAAGCGGTCAGGGCAAAGTTTACCCACTGATCAACCGAAGGCGCATCCAACAGATGGACGTCCTGGAAGGACTCAACGTCCTGGTCACCATTTCAG GTAAAAAGAACAAGCTGCGGGTCTATTACCTTTCATGGCTCCGAAACAAGATTTTGCACAACGACCCAGAGGTGGAGAAGAAACAGGGCTGGGTCAACGTGGGCGACTTGGAGGGCTGCGTCCACTACAAAGTCG TGAAATACGAGAGGATTAAGTTCTTGGTGCTGGCGTTGAAGAACGCAGTGGAGGTGTACGCCTGGGCGCCTAAACCCTACCACAAGTTCATGGCCTTTAAG TCCTTCGGCGACCTCGTGCACAGGCCTCTGCTCGTCGACCTGACCGTCGAGGAAGGCCAGAGGTTAAAGGTCATCTACGGCTCCTGCTCAGGCTTCCACGCCGTGGACGTGGACTCTGGCGCCGTCTACGACATCTACCTTCCAACACAT ATCCAGACCCACATCCAGTGCCACGCCATCATCATCCTGCCCAACACCGACGGCATCGAGCTGCTGGTGTGCTACGAGGACGAAGGCGTCTATGTCAACACCTACGGACGGATCACCAAGGACGTGGTGCTGCAGTGGGGAGAAATGCCAACTTCAGTGG CCTACATTAGGTCAAACCAGATCATGGGCTGGGGAGAGAAGGCTATAGAGATCCGCTCGGTGGAGACGGGTCACCTGGACGGCGTCTTTATGCACAAAAGGGCTCAAAGGCTGAAGTTCCTGTGTGAGAGGAATGACAAG GTCTTCTTCGCCTCCGTGCGCCAAGGCGGGGCCAGCCAAGTCTACTTCATGACCCTGGGCCGCTCCTCCCTCATGAGCTGGTAG